In one Grus americana isolate bGruAme1 chromosome 1, bGruAme1.mat, whole genome shotgun sequence genomic region, the following are encoded:
- the RANGAP1 gene encoding ran GTPase-activating protein 1 codes for MASEDIAKLAESLAKTKVGGGQLSFKGQSLKLNTAEDAEEVIKQIEEFDGLEALRLEGNTVGVEAAKVIAKALEKKSELKRCHWSDMFTGRLRSEIPPALISLGDALITAGAQLVELDLSDNAFGPDGVRGFEALLKSPACYTLQELKLNNCGMGIGGGKILAAALKECHRKSSAQGKPLALKIFVAGRNRLENDGATALAEAFGVIGTLEEVHMPQNGINHPGITALAQAFAINPLLKVINLNDNTFTEKGAMAMAETLKALRQIEVINFGDCLVRSKGAVAIADAVKEGLHKLKELNLSFCEIKRDAALTVAEAIEDKAELEKLDLNGNCLGEEGCEQLQELLEGFSMAAVLGSLSDDEGEEEEDEEEEEDEDEEEEEEEEEEQQQLKEKGQGEQESLTPKKIIESQESTPVASPPVDIATFLAFPSPEKLLRLGPKCSGLIAQQTDTSDVEEVVTTLLRISSVFKDEAPVKTAVHETTDALMRKAFTSATFNSDAFITSLLIHMGLLKSEEKIKAVPSLHGILMTLNHMVQQDYFPKSLAPVLSAFVTKPNRALDSCSFARHMLLQTLHQL; via the exons atggcaTCAGAAGACATCGCGAAGCTTGCGGAGTCACTTGCCAAAACCAAAGTGGGCGGTGGGCAGTTGAGCTTCAAAGGCCAGAGCCTTAAGCTCAATACAGCTGAAGATG CTGAAGAAGTGATCAAGCAAATTGAGGAATTTGATGGCCTGGAAGCATTGCGCCTGGAAGGCAACACAGTGGGTGTGGAGGCAGCAAAGGTCATTGCCAAAGCCTTGGAGAAGAAATCGGAGCTCAAG AGGTGTCATTGGAGTGACATGTTCACGGGGAGACTAAGGTCTGAGATCCCTCCTGCTTTG ATCTCTTTGGGGGATGCACTCATCACTGCTGGAGCCCAGCTGGTGGAGCTGGACCTGAGTGACAACGCCTTTGGGCCAGATGGTGTGCGTGGCTTTGAGGCACTGCTCAAGAGCCCTGCGTGCTACACCCTGCAGGAACTCAAGCTCAATAACTGTGGCATGGGCATCGGTGGTGGGAAG ATATTGGCAGCTGCTCTGAAAGAGTGTCACAGGAAATCAAGTGCCCAGGGCAAGCctcttgctttgaaaatatttgtggcTGGCAGAAATCGTCTGGAGAATGATGGTGCCACTGCCCTGGCTGAAGCCTTTGGG GTCATTGGGACTCTAGAAGAGGTCCATATGCCACAGAATGGAATCAACCATCCTGGCATCACAGCACTAGCCCAGGCCTTTGCTATCAACCCACTGCTTAAGGTTATAAATTTGAATGACAACACCTTTACAGAGAAAGGAGCCATGGCCATGGCAGAG ACTCTGAAGGCGCTTCGGCAGATTGAAGTGATCAACTTTGGAGACTGCCTGGTGCGTTCAAAGGGTGCTGTTGCTATTGCTGATGCTGTTAAAGAAGGGCTTCATAAATTAAAG GAACTGAATTTATCCTTCTGTGAGATCAAACGAGATGCTGCTCTGACTGTTGCTGAAGCTATTGAAGATAAGGCAGAGTTGGAGAAGCTGGATCTCAACG GTAACTGTCTGGGAGAAGAGGGATGTGAGCAACTCCAAGAGCTCCTTGAAGGCTTCAGTatggcagctgtgctggggTCTTTGAG TGATGatgaaggggaggaggaggaggatgaagaagaggaggaggatgaagatgaagaggaggaggaagaggaggaggaagaacagcagcagctgaaagagaaaggaCAGGGAGAACAGGAGTCGCTGACTCCGAAGAAGATAATTGAGTCACAG GAATCAACTCCAGTGGCATCTCCTCCTGTGGACATTGCCACCTTCCTTGCTTTCCCATCACCAGAGAAGCTGCTACGACTAGGACCAAAGTGCTCAGGGCTGATAGCTCAGCAG acagatACATCTGATGTAGAGGAAGTAGTTACAACTCTTCTAAGGATATCATCAGTCTTCAAAGATGAAGCCCCAGTGAAAACAGCAGTGCATGAAACAACAG atgCCTTGATGAGAAAAGCCTTCACTTCTGCCACATTTAATTCGGATGCGTTCATCACAAGCCTCTTGATCCACATGGGGCTACTTAAG AGTGAAGAGAAGATCAAAGCTGTCCCAAGCCTCCATGGTATTCTGATGACCTTGAACCATATGGTCCAGCAGGATTACTTCCCTAAATCCCTGGCCCCAGTTCTTTCAGCTTTTGTCACAAA ACCAAACCGTGCTCTTGACTCCTGTTCATTTGCTCGCCACATGCTCTTACAAACCCTCCACCAGCTGTAA
- the CHADL gene encoding chondroadherin-like protein — MRLSWGLLLLVVALALGGTAAARCPTPCVCDNLQSHVLCLNGNLTAIPSTIPQLTKKLDLRGNSFTVIPVGAFLATPYLTHLDLQRCKVERLEEGAFRGLGRLVYLNLACNSIALLYQESLDGLSSLEQLILKGNRIEEIQLGAFGHLGSLTVLDLRANALVYLPDMVFQGLQVLRWLRLSHNALHVLDSEAFAALPTLRRLSLDHNELQALPGEALARLDGVSRLDLGHNPITYVAEEALAMASLKHLFLDHAAVQDVAPDAFAHSPQLHTLDLRENQLQGLPPLAGAGGLARVSLAGNPLLCSCLLRPFHNWLARARVQVEGACAAPPALRGRPLDSLRPPELRCGRAQLLPSPSVPSEQPKTASSGQCPQRCACSPDFRHGSCKNRDLREIPRGFPKDTHLLDLRQNTFGMVPPGAFPNLKELVSLHLQSCSIGALHPGALRGLDSLVYLYLTDNHLSTLAATAFEGAPRLAYLDLDHNAFTRLPVGAFQLLPNLISLHLQHNAIRELAEGDLAGMGGLRWLYLAGNAIGHIASAALAPAKMLEKLHLEGNRLAEVPTAALRGLPALSELKLSRNPIKHVGDSAFLPVASSLQHLYLDNMRLEQISPGAFAGLGPKIRSLYLESNKMSNIPDMSNFTGLEILNVRDVPFHCDCQLLPLRRWIDKLNLRVGATCGSPAEARGVKVKLSTAFQTCSGWGRGEAGGASPDKATAASKPRKKKRSGKSPHRGLKKSRA, encoded by the exons ATGAGGCTGTCCTGGGGGCTCCTCCTGCTTGTGGTGGCCCTAGCACTGGGGGGGACAgctgctgcccgctgccccaCACCTTGTGTCTGTGACAATCTCCAATCCCATGTTCTCTGCCTCAACGGGAACCTGACAGCCATCCCCAGCACCATCCCACAG CTCACCAAAAAACTGGACCTTCGGGGCAACAGCTTCACGGTCATCCCAGTGGGAGCCTTCCTTGCCACCCCATATCTGACACACTTGGACCTGCAGCGCTGCAAGGTGGAGAGGCTAGAGGAAGGGGCTTTccgggggctggggaggctggtCTACCTCAACTTGGCCTGCAACAGCATAGCCCTCCTCTACCAGGAGTCCCTGGATGGACTGTCCTCCCTCGAGCAGCTCATCCTGAAGGGGAACCGCATCGAGGAGATCCAGTTGGGTGCTTTTGGCCATCTGGGGTCCCTCACTGTCCTTGACCTGAGGGCAAACGCCTTGGTCTACCTCCCAGACATGGTGTTCCAGGGTCTTCAGGTCCTCAGGTGGCTCCGGCTGTCCCACAACGCCCTCCATGTCCTGGACAGCGAGGCCTTTGCCGCCCTGCCCACCCTGCGCAGGCTGAGCCTGGACCACAATGAGCTGCAGGCACTGCCTGGTGAGGCtctggccaggctggatggggttTCCCGGCTGGACCTGGGCCACAACCCCATCACCTACGTGGCTGAGGAGGCCCTGGCCATGGCCTCCCTAAAGCACCTCTTCCTGGACCACGCTGCCGTCCAGGATGTGGCGCCTGATGCCTTCGCCCACAGCCCCCAGCTGCACACACTGGACCTCCGTGAAAACCAGCTGCAGGGGCTGCCGCCcctggccggggctggggggctggcgAGGGTCAGCCTGGCCGGgaaccccctgctctgctcctgcctcctgcGCCCCTTCCACAACTGGCTGGCAAGGGCACGGGTGCAGGTGGAGGGGGCCTGCGCCGCACCCCCAGCCCTCCGTGGCCGGCCCCTTGACTCCCTGAGGCCTCCCGAGTTGAGATGTGGCCGCgcccagctgctccccagcccctccgtgCCCTCAGAGCAGCCAAAGACGGCCAGCAGCGGGCAGTGCCCCCAGAGGTGTGCCTGCTCCCCTGATTTCCGGCATGGATCCTGCAAGAACAGGGACCTGCGTGAAATCCCCCGGGGCTTCCCCAAGGACACCCACCTCCTCGACCTGCGCCAAAACACCTTCGGGATGGTGCCACCAGGTGCCTTCCCCAACCTGAAGGAGCTGGTGTCCCTtcacctgcagagctgcagcattgGGGCGCTGCACCCTGGGGCGCTGCGGGGGCTGGACAGCCTGGTCTACCTCTACCTCACTGACAACCACCTCTCCACCTTGGCAGCCACCGCCTTTGAGGGGGCCCCACGGCTGGCCTACCTCGACCTGGACCACAATGCCTTCACCCGCCTGCCTGTGGGTGccttccagctcctgcccaACCTCATCTCCCTCCACCTGCAGCACAATGCCATCAGGGAGCTGGCGGAGGGTGACctggctgggatgggggggctgCGCTGGCTCTACCTCGCTGGGAACGCCATTGGGCATATTGCCTCCGCCGCCCTGGCTCCCGCCAAGATGCTGGAGAAGCTGCATCTGGAGGGAAACCGCCTGGCAGAGGTGCCCACAGCAGCCCTGCGGGGCCTGCCCGCCCTGAGTGAGCTGAAGCTGTCCCGAAACCCCATCAAGCACGTGGGGGACAGTGCCTTCCTGCCGGTGGcctccagcctgcagcacctcTACCTGGACAACATGCGCCTGGAGCAG ATTTCTCCCGGTGCCTTCGCTGGCCTCGGTCCCAAGATCAGAAGCCTCTACCTGGAGAGCAACAAAATGAGCAACATCCCCGACATGAGCAACTTCACAGGGCTGGAGATCCTCAACGTGAGGGATGTGCCTTTCCACTGCGACTGCCAGCTCCTTCCCCTGCGCAG GTGGATCGACAAACTCAACCTCCGCGTAGGAGCCACCTGTGGGTCCCCTGCAGAGGCCCGGGGGGTGAAGGTGAAGCTTTCCACTGCTTtccaaacctgctctggctgggGCCGAGGCGAGGCTGGGGGAGCCAGTCCTGACAAGGCCACGGCTGCAAGCAAGCCCCGCAAGAAAAAGAGATCAGGAAAATCACCACACAGAGGCCTCAAGAAGAGCAGAGCTTAG